In Massilistercora timonensis, the following are encoded in one genomic region:
- a CDS encoding tRNA1(Val) (adenine(37)-N6)-methyltransferase: MENQNWTTPDLKEGERLDDLQIKGYRIIQDPGRFCFGMDAVLLSSFARVRPGEKALDLGTGTGILPILLEAKNAGESYTGLEIQEESADMARRSVFLNHLEDKIRIVTGDIKEAAAIFGAASFAVITVNPPYMIGSHGLKNENEALCIARHEVLCTLDDILRESGKILGDKGRFYMVHRPFRLPEILRKMSEYRLEPKRMQLVYPQADKEPNMVLLEGLKGGKPRLKVEPPLIVYEKDGSYTRQIREAYSLDEGAGAADITKKER; the protein is encoded by the coding sequence ATGGAAAATCAAAACTGGACGACGCCTGATCTGAAAGAGGGAGAACGGCTGGACGACCTGCAAATCAAGGGCTACCGGATCATCCAGGATCCGGGCCGGTTCTGCTTCGGGATGGACGCAGTATTACTGTCCTCCTTCGCCCGGGTGCGGCCGGGGGAGAAGGCGCTGGATCTGGGGACAGGGACCGGGATCCTGCCCATCCTTCTGGAGGCCAAGAACGCAGGCGAAAGCTATACCGGGCTGGAGATCCAGGAGGAGAGCGCGGACATGGCCAGGCGGAGCGTCTTCCTGAACCATCTGGAGGATAAGATCCGCATCGTGACAGGAGATATCAAAGAGGCAGCAGCGATATTCGGCGCGGCCTCTTTTGCAGTCATAACGGTGAACCCGCCCTATATGATCGGCAGCCACGGCCTGAAAAATGAGAACGAAGCTCTGTGTATCGCCCGGCACGAGGTGCTGTGCACTCTGGACGATATCCTCAGGGAGAGCGGGAAGATCCTGGGGGACAAAGGACGGTTCTATATGGTGCACCGGCCGTTCCGGCTGCCGGAGATCCTGAGGAAAATGTCTGAGTACCGGCTGGAGCCAAAGCGGATGCAGCTTGTATATCCTCAGGCGGACAAGGAGCCCAATATGGTGCTGCTGGAGGGGCTTAAGGGCGGAAAGCCGCGGCTTAAGGTGGAGCCGCCCTTGATCGTATATGAGAAAGACGGAAGCTATACCCGCCAGATCCGGGAAGCCTACTCCCTGGATGAGGGAGCCGGCGCGGCGGACATAACAAAAAAGGAGAGATAA
- a CDS encoding stage 0 sporulation family protein: MVKIIGVRFRTAGKVYYFSPGKTEPKAGDKVIVETARGVEFGTVVLGPKEMEEDKITPPLKSVIRLATAEDIKKEEKNREKEKEAFKICLEKIRKHGLEMKLIDAEYTFDNNKVLFYFTADGRIDFRELVKDLASVFRTRIELRQIGVRDETKIRGGIGICGRPLCCHTYLTEFAPVSIKMAKEQNLSLNPTKISGVCGRLMCCLTNEEETYEELNSHLPSNGDHVTTPEGLKGTVQAVNVLRQLVKVVVDLENDEKEVREYKAAELKFKPRRKKKDSKLSKEEMAQLKGLEEKNGKSKLDDA; this comes from the coding sequence ATGGTGAAGATAATCGGTGTTAGATTCCGGACCGCCGGCAAGGTTTACTACTTCTCTCCCGGCAAGACCGAGCCCAAAGCAGGGGACAAGGTGATCGTGGAGACCGCCCGGGGCGTAGAGTTCGGGACGGTGGTGCTGGGGCCCAAAGAGATGGAGGAGGACAAGATCACGCCGCCTCTCAAATCGGTGATCCGGCTTGCCACGGCAGAGGATATCAAGAAAGAAGAGAAGAACCGGGAGAAGGAGAAGGAAGCCTTCAAGATCTGCCTGGAGAAGATCCGCAAGCACGGGCTGGAGATGAAGCTGATCGACGCGGAATATACCTTTGACAACAACAAGGTGCTGTTTTACTTTACTGCTGACGGACGGATCGACTTCCGGGAGCTGGTGAAGGATCTGGCAAGCGTGTTCCGCACCCGGATCGAGCTGCGCCAGATCGGCGTCCGGGATGAGACCAAGATCCGGGGCGGTATCGGCATCTGCGGCCGGCCGCTGTGCTGCCACACCTATCTGACAGAGTTCGCGCCGGTGTCCATCAAGATGGCCAAGGAGCAGAATCTGTCCCTGAACCCCACCAAGATCTCCGGGGTCTGCGGACGGCTGATGTGCTGCCTGACCAACGAAGAAGAGACCTATGAGGAACTGAACAGCCATCTTCCTTCCAACGGGGATCATGTGACCACCCCGGAAGGGCTTAAGGGAACAGTGCAGGCGGTGAACGTGCTGCGGCAGCTGGTGAAGGTGGTAGTGGACCTGGAAAACGATGAAAAAGAGGTCCGGGAGTACAAAGCCGCCGAGCTGAAATTCAAGCCCCGGCGCAAGAAAAAGGATTCCAAACTGTCCAAAGAAGAGATGGCACAGCTGAAAGGGCTGGAAGAGAAAAATGGAAAATCAAAACTGGACGACGCCTGA
- a CDS encoding DUF6147 family protein — protein sequence MRKKLISLSCALLLMAGLLGISTSQVQAEDRPMIDGSYLIREKESVGYDTKITRGVDLLTGYSKSVRLGPGLLYAGGSTIAAHIVDEVGIGVVVERAQEGDDHWSIYDGWQKFNQNIDKVSSNRRMEVEGGYYYRVRCTHSANSDMSSSFTDGVFIEEPQILPGIPEIG from the coding sequence ATGAGAAAGAAGCTTATATCATTGAGCTGTGCGCTTCTGCTGATGGCAGGCTTGCTGGGGATTTCCACAAGTCAGGTACAGGCGGAGGACCGGCCGATGATAGACGGTTCCTACTTAATCCGGGAAAAGGAGTCGGTTGGTTATGATACTAAAATAACCAGGGGCGTGGATCTGCTGACAGGATATTCCAAGTCGGTACGGCTGGGGCCTGGACTTTTATATGCAGGTGGCAGTACCATTGCAGCGCATATTGTGGATGAAGTGGGAATAGGCGTGGTTGTAGAGCGGGCTCAGGAAGGCGATGATCATTGGTCCATCTATGACGGATGGCAGAAATTTAATCAGAACATCGACAAAGTTTCTTCAAACCGCCGTATGGAGGTAGAAGGAGGTTACTACTACCGGGTGCGGTGTACTCACTCAGCCAACAGCGATATGAGCAGTAGTTTCACAGACGGAGTCTTCATCGAAGAGCCACAGATCCTTCCGGGAATTCCGGAGATCGGCTAA
- a CDS encoding guanylate kinase: MGKIYYLMGKSSSGKDTLYKELKKCFPGLRQVILYTTRPIREGEQDGVEYHFVPAEKLESYRKEGKLIEMRTYHTACGDWSYATVDDGQICVGEADYLMIGTLESYRKMKEYFGADALIPIYIEVEDGERLCRALKRERQQAVPRYDELCRRFLADKEDFSEEKLQEAGITRRYRNQDQVQCLEEIAEEIRYGKF, encoded by the coding sequence ATGGGTAAGATCTACTATCTGATGGGGAAAAGTTCCTCCGGGAAAGACACCCTGTATAAAGAACTTAAGAAATGTTTCCCCGGGCTTCGCCAGGTGATCCTCTACACCACCCGGCCCATCCGGGAGGGGGAGCAGGACGGGGTGGAGTACCATTTCGTCCCGGCGGAGAAGCTGGAGTCCTACCGGAAGGAAGGGAAGCTGATCGAGATGCGGACCTATCATACCGCCTGCGGGGACTGGAGTTACGCTACGGTGGACGACGGGCAGATCTGCGTGGGGGAAGCGGATTATCTGATGATCGGGACCCTGGAGTCCTACCGGAAGATGAAGGAATATTTTGGAGCAGACGCACTGATCCCCATTTATATAGAAGTAGAAGACGGAGAACGGCTCTGCCGGGCTCTTAAGCGGGAACGGCAGCAGGCGGTTCCCAGGTATGATGAACTGTGCAGGCGGTTCCTGGCGGACAAGGAGGATTTCTCCGAGGAGAAGCTTCAGGAGGCCGGGATCACTCGAAGGTACAGGAATCAGGACCAGGTACAGTGTTTGGAAGAAATTGCAGAGGAAATACGGTATGGGAAGTTTTAA
- a CDS encoding aminotransferase class I/II-fold pyridoxal phosphate-dependent enzyme yields the protein MGTLYERLKNYGESDHYGFHMPGHKRQTGIPGMEKLYQIDITEIEGFDDLHHPRGILKEAQERAARVFQAEETHFLINGSTVGILSALAGVTRRGDTVLVARNCHKSVYHAIYMKELKPVYLYPGFDQETGLNTQISPEDVRRALEADPTIRAVVIVSPTYEGIVSDVEKIGEEAHARGIPLIVDEAHGAHFGFHPYFPGNSNTRGADLVVQSLHKTLPSLTQTALLYMNGSYVDRREVRRYLDMLQTSSPSYVLMASIDDCVCRLEEKGDELWEPYVERLKWLRGELEKLKALELIRLPGQEPSKLVISTRKTRMTGRQLQELLLEQYHLELEMAAGSYALAMTSPGDTREGMERLARALMDVDEMAGLMYNADKSCGEFQYPRLEQVYTSAGMADRRRDGVRGERVPWEESEGMVSFEYAYLYPPGIPLIVPGERINREAVEILRRYREMGFAIEGLDKEGWIEVWKDG from the coding sequence ATGGGTACACTGTACGAGAGATTAAAAAACTATGGGGAATCGGATCATTACGGTTTCCACATGCCCGGCCACAAGAGACAGACGGGGATCCCGGGGATGGAGAAGCTGTATCAGATCGATATTACGGAGATCGAGGGCTTTGACGACCTGCACCACCCCAGGGGTATCCTGAAGGAGGCCCAGGAGCGGGCGGCAAGGGTCTTCCAGGCGGAAGAGACCCATTTCCTGATCAACGGGAGCACCGTGGGGATCTTAAGCGCCCTCGCCGGAGTGACCAGAAGAGGCGATACCGTACTTGTGGCAAGAAATTGCCACAAGTCCGTGTATCACGCGATCTATATGAAGGAACTGAAACCGGTCTATCTGTATCCGGGATTTGATCAGGAGACCGGGCTGAATACGCAGATCTCGCCGGAAGATGTGCGAAGGGCCCTGGAAGCGGATCCGACGATCCGCGCGGTGGTGATCGTCTCTCCCACCTACGAGGGGATCGTCTCCGATGTGGAGAAGATCGGGGAGGAGGCTCACGCCAGGGGGATCCCGCTGATCGTGGACGAGGCCCACGGAGCACATTTTGGCTTTCATCCTTATTTTCCCGGGAATTCTAATACCAGAGGCGCCGATCTTGTGGTGCAAAGTCTTCACAAAACCCTGCCTTCTTTAACTCAGACCGCCCTTTTGTACATGAACGGTTCTTATGTGGACCGGCGGGAAGTGCGCCGGTATCTGGACATGCTTCAGACCAGCAGCCCTTCTTATGTGTTGATGGCCAGTATAGACGACTGTGTGTGCCGGCTGGAGGAGAAGGGGGACGAGTTGTGGGAACCTTATGTGGAGAGGCTGAAGTGGCTTCGGGGGGAACTGGAGAAGTTAAAGGCGCTGGAACTGATCCGGCTGCCGGGGCAGGAACCCTCCAAGCTTGTGATCTCCACAAGGAAGACGAGGATGACGGGAAGGCAGCTGCAGGAACTCCTTCTGGAGCAGTATCATCTGGAGCTTGAGATGGCGGCGGGAAGTTACGCGCTGGCCATGACTTCCCCGGGAGACACCCGGGAGGGAATGGAGCGGCTTGCCCGGGCATTAATGGACGTTGATGAAATGGCCGGATTGATGTATAATGCAGACAAGTCTTGTGGAGAGTTCCAGTATCCGCGCCTGGAGCAGGTGTATACCAGCGCCGGGATGGCGGACAGGCGAAGGGACGGCGTCCGGGGAGAGCGGGTGCCCTGGGAAGAGAGCGAAGGAATGGTTTCTTTCGAGTACGCCTATCTGTATCCGCCGGGGATCCCGCTGATCGTTCCGGGAGAGCGGATCAACAGGGAGGCGGTGGAGATCCTGCGCCGTTACCGGGAGATGGGATTCGCGATAGAAGGACTGGATAAGGAAGGCTGGATCGAGGTTTGGAAGGATGGGTAA
- the holB gene encoding DNA polymerase III subunit delta', translated as MGSFKDVVGHKDIIRYIQNAVTEDKVSHAYILNGERGAGKKLLAALFAETLLCEKKGPEPCGKCHSCIQAEGGNHPDIIRVTHEKPGSIAVDDIREQVNQTVAVKPYQGAYKVYIIPEADLMTVQAQNALLKTIEEPPEYVVILLLTENADQLLPTINSRCVMLKLRNIKDKLIKRYLMEKLEVPDYKADICTAFAQGNMGRAIMLANSEHFNEIREEAIQLLKYVHEMEIEEIIEAVNHITTYKLEINDYLDILMVWYRDMLMYKATKDMDKVVFKDQINVIREQVKKSSYEGIELILESLEKAKVRLKANVNFELTMELLFLTIKEN; from the coding sequence ATGGGAAGTTTTAAAGATGTGGTAGGCCACAAGGATATTATCCGGTATATTCAGAACGCGGTGACGGAGGACAAGGTTTCTCACGCGTATATTTTAAATGGGGAAAGAGGCGCGGGGAAGAAGCTTCTGGCGGCGCTTTTCGCGGAGACGCTCCTGTGTGAGAAGAAGGGGCCGGAGCCCTGCGGAAAATGTCATTCCTGCATCCAGGCTGAGGGCGGGAATCATCCGGACATCATCCGGGTGACCCACGAGAAGCCGGGGAGCATCGCTGTAGATGATATCCGGGAGCAGGTGAATCAGACAGTTGCGGTGAAGCCTTACCAGGGAGCCTACAAGGTCTATATCATTCCGGAGGCGGATCTTATGACGGTACAGGCCCAGAACGCGCTTCTGAAGACTATCGAGGAGCCGCCGGAGTATGTGGTGATCCTGCTTCTCACAGAGAACGCGGACCAGCTCCTTCCCACCATCAATTCCCGCTGCGTGATGCTGAAGCTTCGCAACATTAAGGACAAGCTGATCAAGAGATATCTGATGGAGAAGCTGGAAGTGCCGGATTACAAGGCAGACATCTGTACCGCATTTGCCCAGGGCAATATGGGGCGGGCCATCATGCTGGCCAACTCGGAGCACTTCAACGAGATCCGGGAGGAAGCCATCCAGCTTCTGAAGTATGTCCATGAGATGGAGATCGAAGAGATCATCGAGGCAGTGAACCATATCACCACCTACAAGCTGGAGATCAACGACTATCTGGATATCCTGATGGTATGGTATCGGGATATGCTGATGTATAAAGCTACCAAGGATATGGACAAGGTAGTGTTCAAAGACCAGATCAACGTGATCCGGGAGCAGGTGAAGAAAAGCTCCTACGAGGGGATCGAGCTGATCCTGGAGAGCCTGGAGAAGGCCAAGGTAAGACTGAAAGCGAACGTTAATTTTGAGCTGACAATGGAACTTCTGTTCCTGACGATAAAGGAGAACTGA
- a CDS encoding TIGR03905 family TSCPD domain-containing protein, translating to MDFRPHGVCSQLIRVDVEDNIVKNVEFIGGCSGNTQGVSRLIRGMDVDEAIARLEGIRCGNKPTSCPDQLAWALKQATGKI from the coding sequence ATGGATTTCAGACCACACGGCGTCTGCTCCCAGCTGATCCGGGTAGACGTAGAAGACAATATTGTGAAAAATGTAGAGTTTATCGGCGGCTGCAGCGGCAACACCCAGGGCGTGTCCCGGCTGATCCGGGGAATGGATGTGGACGAGGCCATCGCCCGCCTGGAGGGGATCCGATGCGGCAATAAGCCTACATCCTGTCCCGACCAGCTTGCCTGGGCGCTGAAGCAGGCCACCGGGAAAATTTAG
- a CDS encoding DUF4367 domain-containing protein: protein MKENGADLDQIIKEEIEKEAGEIQEIIQNSDAEDLPEDRKERIHQKLQEQIESYEREKVYKQLSQEDREALELGKQIQKERQEEKIRRGKGWGRLRKAALNLAAVMALVLVLGITSVGGPERFVEMVRTMVGGREVVKINSDENNLKIAEEQEEEAYQEIKDAFGVDPVKMLIYPEDMRFSSIDIDESLQTAEMIYVYKGETIIYIMSATYADASYGLDVEDPIVDQYYKKKKNQDIEITEYQIEGTHIKRYSAKYKYKGIEYFLIGTLNKEEMELIVDNLYFN, encoded by the coding sequence ATGAAAGAAAACGGCGCTGATCTGGATCAGATCATCAAGGAAGAGATAGAAAAAGAAGCCGGGGAGATTCAGGAAATAATCCAGAACTCAGATGCAGAGGATCTGCCAGAGGACCGGAAGGAGAGGATTCATCAAAAACTGCAGGAGCAGATAGAATCTTACGAGCGGGAAAAGGTCTATAAACAGTTGTCCCAGGAGGACCGGGAAGCGCTGGAGCTGGGGAAACAGATCCAGAAGGAGCGGCAGGAGGAGAAGATCCGCAGAGGAAAAGGATGGGGGCGGCTGCGGAAAGCGGCCCTTAATCTGGCGGCAGTGATGGCGTTGGTGCTTGTCCTTGGGATTACCAGCGTGGGAGGCCCGGAGCGGTTTGTGGAAATGGTTCGGACCATGGTTGGCGGTCGAGAAGTTGTGAAGATAAATTCGGATGAGAATAATCTGAAGATTGCGGAGGAGCAGGAAGAAGAGGCATACCAGGAGATCAAGGATGCGTTCGGGGTGGATCCGGTGAAAATGTTGATTTATCCAGAAGATATGAGATTTTCTTCTATTGATATAGACGAATCTTTGCAAACAGCAGAGATGATATATGTATACAAGGGTGAAACTATAATTTATATTATGAGTGCAACTTATGCAGATGCATCGTATGGATTAGATGTGGAGGATCCAATAGTCGATCAGTATTATAAAAAGAAAAAAAATCAGGATATTGAAATAACAGAGTATCAGATAGAAGGAACCCATATAAAAAGATATTCTGCTAAATATAAATATAAAGGCATTGAATATTTTTTAATAGGAACACTGAATAAAGAGGAAATGGAATTAATTGTCGATAATTTATATTTTAATTAA
- a CDS encoding 5'-methylthioadenosine/adenosylhomocysteine nucleosidase yields the protein MIGIIGAMEEEVQALKEAMTIAETKEKASMTFCRGTLQGRDVVVVRSGVGKVNAGICAQILIDDFGADTLINTGIAGSLDARIDIGDIVISTEALHHDMDASIFGDPVGQVPRMDVLAFPADPDLAKKARQANEAANPDIHTFLGRVVSGDQFISSHEAKERISSLFHPLCTEMEGAGIAQAAYLNKVSYVIIRAISDKADNSAQMDYPEFERQAIAHSVRLVKELLGRM from the coding sequence ATGATCGGAATCATCGGAGCCATGGAAGAAGAAGTACAGGCCTTGAAGGAGGCTATGACTATTGCGGAAACAAAGGAGAAGGCGTCCATGACCTTCTGCAGGGGAACGCTGCAGGGCAGGGATGTGGTTGTGGTAAGAAGCGGCGTGGGAAAGGTGAACGCAGGGATCTGCGCTCAGATCCTGATCGACGACTTTGGGGCGGACACGTTGATCAACACCGGGATCGCCGGATCGCTGGACGCCCGGATCGATATCGGGGATATTGTGATCTCCACGGAAGCTCTGCACCACGACATGGACGCCAGTATCTTCGGGGATCCGGTGGGACAGGTGCCCCGGATGGATGTGCTGGCATTCCCGGCGGATCCGGATCTTGCCAAGAAGGCCCGGCAGGCCAACGAGGCGGCCAACCCGGACATTCACACTTTCCTGGGCCGGGTGGTGAGCGGGGATCAGTTTATCTCCTCCCATGAGGCAAAGGAGCGGATCAGCAGCCTGTTCCACCCGCTGTGTACGGAGATGGAAGGGGCGGGGATCGCCCAGGCAGCGTATCTGAACAAAGTTTCGTACGTCATCATTCGTGCCATTTCTGACAAAGCCGACAACAGCGCCCAGATGGACTACCCGGAGTTTGAACGCCAGGCCATTGCCCACAGCGTGCGGCTTGTGAAGGAACTGCTGGGAAGAATGTAG
- a CDS encoding glucose-6-phosphate isomerase, with protein sequence MGDRVTFDYSKAEKFIGEHEVKAMEQIALQAKEVLVERSGAGNDFLGWIDLPVDYDKEEFARIKAAAEKIQSDSEVLIVIGIGGSYLGARAAIEFLRHSFYNSVSKEIRKTPEIYYAGNSISSAYLTDLLQVVGDRDFSVNIISKSGTTTEPAIAFRIFKELLEKKYGKEGAAKRIYATTDKARGALKNLADEEGYETFVVPDDVGGRYSVLTAVGLLPIAVSGADIDKLMEGAASAREQALNSEFAQNPALQYAAIRNILHRKGKSVEVLANYEPALHYVSEWWKQLYGESEGKDQKGIFPASVDLTTDLHSMGQFIQDGSRIMYETVMCVENSRSEVVLQEEPVDLDGLNYLAGKTVDFVNKSAMNGTILAHTDGNVPNLLVTIPAQDEYSLGQLFYFFEFACGVSGYISGVNPFNQPGVESYKRNMFALLGKPGFEKEREELLKRL encoded by the coding sequence ATGGGAGACAGAGTTACATTCGATTATTCGAAGGCAGAGAAATTTATCGGCGAGCATGAAGTAAAGGCCATGGAGCAGATCGCCCTGCAGGCAAAGGAAGTCCTGGTGGAGAGAAGCGGCGCGGGAAATGATTTCCTGGGCTGGATCGATCTTCCGGTAGACTATGATAAAGAAGAGTTCGCACGGATCAAGGCGGCGGCAGAGAAGATCCAGTCAGATTCCGAAGTGCTGATCGTGATCGGCATCGGCGGATCCTATCTGGGAGCAAGGGCGGCCATTGAATTTTTACGCCACAGCTTTTACAATTCTGTTTCAAAAGAGATCCGCAAGACGCCGGAGATCTATTATGCAGGAAACAGCATCAGCAGCGCCTATCTTACAGACCTGCTACAGGTGGTAGGAGACAGGGATTTCTCCGTAAATATCATCTCCAAATCGGGAACGACTACGGAACCTGCCATTGCTTTTCGTATTTTCAAAGAACTTCTGGAGAAGAAGTACGGCAAAGAAGGAGCGGCGAAGCGGATCTACGCTACCACGGATAAGGCCAGGGGAGCGCTTAAGAATCTGGCGGACGAGGAAGGCTATGAGACCTTTGTTGTGCCGGACGATGTAGGAGGAAGATATTCGGTCCTGACAGCGGTGGGGCTGCTTCCTATCGCGGTAAGCGGAGCGGATATTGACAAGCTGATGGAAGGGGCGGCCAGCGCAAGAGAGCAGGCGCTGAACAGTGAGTTTGCCCAGAACCCGGCCCTTCAGTACGCGGCGATCCGGAACATTTTACACAGAAAGGGCAAATCCGTAGAAGTCCTGGCCAATTACGAGCCGGCCCTCCACTATGTATCTGAGTGGTGGAAGCAGCTCTACGGCGAGAGCGAGGGCAAGGACCAGAAGGGGATCTTCCCGGCGTCCGTGGATCTTACCACAGATCTTCACTCCATGGGACAGTTTATCCAGGACGGAAGCCGGATCATGTATGAGACGGTGATGTGCGTGGAGAACTCCCGGTCTGAAGTAGTGCTGCAGGAAGAGCCGGTGGATCTGGACGGCCTTAATTATCTGGCGGGCAAGACTGTAGATTTCGTCAACAAGAGCGCTATGAACGGGACCATCCTGGCTCACACCGACGGCAACGTGCCCAACCTGCTGGTAACCATCCCGGCTCAGGACGAGTACTCACTGGGACAGCTGTTCTACTTCTTCGAGTTTGCCTGCGGCGTCAGCGGCTACATTTCCGGAGTGAATCCGTTCAACCAGCCGGGCGTGGAGAGCTATAAGAGAAATATGTTCGCGCTGCTTGGCAAGCCGGGTTTTGAGAAGGAAAGAGAAGAATTATTAAAAAGACTGTAA
- the rsmI gene encoding 16S rRNA (cytidine(1402)-2'-O)-methyltransferase, giving the protein MAGTLYLCATPIGNLEDISFRALRILKEVDLIAAEDTRNSIKLLNHFEIRTPMTSYHEYNKIEKGRKLVERLQKGENIALITDAGTPGISDPGEELTAMCHEAGIPVTAVPGPAACVTALTLSGLPTRRFAFEAFLPTEKKQRQAVLEELKGETRTMVLYEAPHRLTKTLEVLEETLGDRQMSLCRELTKKHEEIFRTTISQALEHFRRQPPKGECVLVIRGRDPREAREEEVRAWEEISLEEHMERYLGQGMDRKEAMKQVARDRGVSKRDIYRQLL; this is encoded by the coding sequence ATGGCAGGGACATTGTATCTGTGCGCCACACCCATCGGGAACCTGGAAGATATCAGCTTCCGGGCGCTGCGGATCCTGAAGGAAGTGGATCTGATCGCGGCGGAGGATACCCGCAACAGCATCAAACTTTTGAATCATTTTGAGATCCGGACTCCCATGACCAGCTATCACGAGTACAATAAGATCGAGAAGGGAAGGAAGCTGGTGGAACGGCTGCAGAAGGGGGAGAACATCGCCCTTATCACAGACGCGGGCACGCCCGGGATCTCCGATCCAGGGGAAGAGCTGACCGCCATGTGCCATGAGGCGGGGATCCCGGTGACGGCGGTGCCCGGGCCGGCGGCCTGTGTGACGGCGCTGACCCTGTCGGGGCTTCCCACCCGGAGGTTTGCCTTTGAGGCCTTTCTTCCCACAGAGAAGAAGCAGCGGCAGGCGGTGCTGGAGGAGCTGAAGGGAGAGACCCGCACCATGGTGCTCTACGAAGCGCCCCATCGTCTTACGAAGACCCTGGAAGTGCTGGAGGAGACCCTGGGAGACCGGCAGATGAGCCTGTGCCGGGAACTGACCAAGAAGCATGAAGAGATTTTCCGGACCACCATTTCCCAGGCGCTGGAGCATTTCCGCCGGCAGCCCCCCAAGGGGGAATGCGTGCTGGTGATCCGGGGAAGGGATCCCCGGGAGGCAAGAGAAGAAGAGGTAAGAGCCTGGGAGGAGATAAGCCTGGAAGAGCATATGGAGCGCTATCTGGGGCAGGGGATGGACAGGAAGGAAGCCATGAAGCAGGTGGCCAGGGACCGGGGCGTGAGCAAACGGGACATTTACCGGCAGCTTCTGTAG